In one Polyangium spumosum genomic region, the following are encoded:
- a CDS encoding response regulator, with protein sequence MTAALDGLVLVVDDNHVDLDVLTMVLQNEGTEIAVATDGRSAWQMLGEERPDLVFLDVNLPDVNGFELCQRMQQCPETQDVPVIFMTALSDRESKLKGLRMGAVDYIGKPFDVEELLARFRLHFSLCKTTKALREKNAELDDTRTRLEAELAERRMAEEERCKLHQQIVEAQRARLLELSTPLVPISEGVLVMPIVGAMDEDRATQMLDAALQGAAEARARFVIVDLTGLRGRGTRVAPMLPRLRDGLALLGTQVVLTGMSGNAARTIIHEGIDLGGIPTRATLKEGIRLATRECGAALR encoded by the coding sequence ATGACCGCTGCGCTCGATGGGCTCGTGCTCGTCGTCGACGACAACCACGTCGACCTCGATGTCCTCACGATGGTCCTGCAGAACGAAGGGACCGAGATCGCGGTCGCGACCGACGGCCGATCCGCCTGGCAGATGCTCGGCGAGGAGCGTCCGGATCTCGTGTTCCTCGACGTGAACCTGCCGGACGTGAATGGCTTCGAGCTCTGCCAGCGAATGCAGCAGTGTCCCGAGACCCAGGATGTGCCGGTCATCTTCATGACGGCGCTCTCCGACCGGGAGAGCAAGCTCAAGGGTCTGCGGATGGGCGCCGTCGATTACATCGGCAAGCCCTTCGACGTGGAGGAGCTGCTCGCGCGCTTCCGGCTGCATTTTTCGCTCTGCAAGACGACGAAGGCCCTGCGCGAGAAAAACGCGGAGCTCGACGATACACGCACCCGGCTCGAGGCCGAGCTCGCCGAGCGGCGCATGGCCGAGGAGGAGCGCTGCAAGCTCCACCAGCAAATCGTGGAGGCGCAGCGCGCGAGGTTGCTCGAGCTCTCGACGCCGCTCGTGCCCATCTCGGAGGGCGTGCTCGTGATGCCGATCGTCGGCGCGATGGACGAGGACCGGGCGACCCAGATGCTCGACGCCGCCCTGCAGGGGGCCGCGGAGGCGCGGGCCCGGTTCGTCATCGTCGACCTCACGGGCCTACGAGGCCGAGGCACGCGCGTCGCGCCGATGTTGCCGCGCCTCCGCGACGGGCTCGCGCTGCTCGGCACGCAGGTCGTGCTCACGGGCATGTCGGGCAACGCGGCGCGGACGATCATCCACGAAGGGATCGACCTCGGCGGGATCCCCACGCGCGCCACGCTGAAGGAAGGTATTCGGCTCGCGACACGCGAGTGCGGCGCCGCGCTTCGCTGA
- a CDS encoding DUF2267 domain-containing protein: MADQGAQGGARLDHVSRRIVEHIEQVGGLPQKVRTPEAAAAVLCVLSRRLSKGQAQDLANNLPEALQALVQPCAAHRGLASDVFDRDEFLRLLADHLQIDVADAERVARAVLQGVHEVLPQGELEHIRGQLPSELWQLWGPRRAAA; encoded by the coding sequence ATGGCAGACCAGGGAGCTCAGGGGGGCGCGCGGCTCGACCACGTCTCGCGGCGCATCGTCGAGCACATCGAGCAGGTCGGCGGGTTGCCGCAGAAGGTGCGCACGCCGGAGGCCGCCGCGGCGGTGCTGTGTGTGCTCTCGCGCCGCCTGAGCAAGGGGCAGGCGCAGGACCTCGCGAACAACCTGCCCGAGGCCCTGCAGGCCCTCGTGCAGCCGTGCGCGGCGCACCGCGGGCTCGCGAGTGACGTCTTCGACCGGGACGAGTTCCTGCGCCTGCTCGCCGATCACCTGCAGATCGATGTGGCCGATGCCGAGCGCGTGGCCCGCGCGGTGCTGCAAGGCGTGCACGAGGTCCTCCCGCAGGGGGAGCTCGAGCACATCCGCGGCCAGCTCCCTTCGGAGCTCTGGCAGCTCTGGGGGCCTCGCCGCGCCGCCGCCTGA
- a CDS encoding potassium channel family protein: protein MKAKSVLVVGLGRFGTSIVETLWKSHAEVIAVDNDPAAVDAIKDKTSAAFVGDATMPNVLEGIGAQYVDTAVVTFGEHFEPSVLCAASLVRLGVPEVIARAATERKADILRAVGVKRVIQVETEMGRRVGADITMPLAQDLLDLASHYRVVPWDARGSLVGKTLADAQIRRRYQINVLGVRRHGTGVPGERTRLETPMPEYVIQEGDTLLLVGYGDDVSRFVAEVGD, encoded by the coding sequence ATGAAAGCCAAGAGTGTGCTCGTCGTTGGCCTCGGCCGGTTCGGGACGTCGATCGTCGAGACCCTGTGGAAGAGCCACGCCGAGGTCATCGCCGTGGACAACGACCCCGCGGCGGTCGACGCCATCAAGGACAAGACGTCCGCGGCCTTCGTGGGTGACGCCACGATGCCCAACGTGCTCGAGGGCATCGGCGCGCAATACGTGGACACGGCCGTGGTGACGTTCGGCGAGCATTTCGAGCCCTCGGTGCTCTGCGCCGCGTCGCTCGTGCGGCTCGGGGTGCCCGAGGTCATCGCGCGCGCCGCCACGGAGCGAAAGGCCGACATCTTGCGGGCCGTGGGCGTCAAGCGGGTCATCCAGGTCGAGACCGAGATGGGCCGCCGGGTCGGCGCGGACATCACGATGCCGCTCGCGCAGGACCTGCTCGATCTCGCGAGCCATTACCGCGTGGTGCCCTGGGACGCCCGCGGCTCGCTCGTCGGCAAGACGCTCGCCGACGCCCAGATCCGGAGGCGGTACCAGATCAACGTCCTCGGGGTGCGCCGGCACGGCACGGGCGTGCCCGGCGAGCGCACCCGGCTGGAGACGCCGATGCCCGAGTACGTGATCCAGGAGGGGGATACGCTCTTGCTGGTCGGGTACGGCGACGACGTGAGCAGGTTCGTCGCCGAGGTGGGGGACTGA
- a CDS encoding TrkH family potassium uptake protein gives MAAPVPSPGAGAAIVAPRPPVRWAAPATLLTGSAVLLGVDLALAVSPTLSVVLTAIETLLVPAWLAAVIKKERQAGRRGAIPAASTKPRWGAYVVLLVLLLACIAEKWLLFRHPAGGDDPHLVALYRTYTVLAFVLANGSLLGRRPLERLLVSTMDHPARLMLLSFGLAAVLGAFLLTLPQAVHDIAHTSFVDGLFMATSAICVTGLAVHNVADVYTPLGQVILLLLFQVGGLGIMVLSTFFVIVAGRKIHLRDAAVMAEMIDAESFSKLRRSVAAIVAYTLIVEAIGAAALYATFRHYPDIATPAGAGAPLSGAGDHLWAAVFHAVSAYCSAGFSLFREGMAPLVSSVPASGVVMVLIVIGGLGYPVHDELVRWVVVRVRGGRPPRLSLHTRTVLVTSAVLIVSGLVGFLVLEGGRSMRELSWPTRVLAALHQSITTRSAGFSTVDFGAMSSATWMMTCVLMFIGAAPGSTGGGVKVTTVAVLFATLRAELRGFEAPRLLGRTVPAALVRRAMGVAFLSVLLVAGFLFLLLLVEPHDPFAIVFETVSAFATVGLSTGITSSLSTPGRLLVAVIMFIGRIGPLTLALALANQSGARGFRLPEERVGIG, from the coding sequence ATGGCAGCACCGGTTCCTTCCCCCGGCGCGGGGGCCGCGATCGTGGCACCGCGGCCCCCCGTCCGATGGGCGGCGCCGGCCACCCTGCTCACGGGCAGCGCGGTCTTGCTCGGCGTGGACCTCGCGCTCGCCGTGAGCCCGACGCTCTCGGTCGTGCTCACGGCCATCGAGACCTTGCTCGTGCCTGCCTGGCTCGCCGCGGTGATCAAGAAAGAGCGCCAGGCCGGGCGCCGAGGCGCCATCCCGGCCGCGTCGACGAAGCCGCGGTGGGGGGCGTACGTGGTCTTGCTGGTCCTGCTCCTCGCTTGCATCGCGGAGAAGTGGCTGCTCTTCCGCCACCCAGCCGGCGGCGACGACCCGCACCTCGTGGCGCTCTACCGGACCTACACGGTCCTCGCCTTCGTCCTCGCCAACGGCAGCCTGCTCGGACGCCGGCCGCTCGAGCGCCTGCTCGTCAGCACGATGGATCATCCGGCGCGGCTGATGCTCCTGTCGTTTGGCCTGGCGGCGGTGCTCGGCGCGTTCCTCCTCACGTTGCCCCAGGCGGTGCACGACATCGCCCATACGTCGTTCGTCGACGGCCTGTTCATGGCGACCAGCGCGATCTGCGTGACCGGCCTCGCGGTCCACAACGTGGCGGACGTCTACACGCCGCTCGGGCAGGTCATTCTCTTGCTGCTGTTCCAGGTGGGCGGGCTCGGGATCATGGTGCTGTCGACGTTCTTCGTCATCGTCGCCGGGCGCAAGATCCACCTGCGGGACGCCGCCGTCATGGCCGAGATGATCGACGCGGAGTCCTTCTCCAAGCTGAGGCGCAGCGTGGCCGCCATCGTCGCGTACACGTTGATCGTCGAGGCGATCGGCGCGGCGGCGCTTTACGCGACCTTCCGGCATTACCCCGACATCGCCACGCCCGCGGGTGCGGGCGCCCCGCTCTCCGGCGCGGGAGACCACCTCTGGGCCGCGGTCTTCCACGCCGTGAGCGCGTACTGCAGCGCGGGCTTCTCGCTCTTCCGCGAGGGGATGGCGCCGCTCGTGTCTTCGGTGCCCGCCAGCGGCGTCGTCATGGTGCTGATCGTCATCGGCGGGCTCGGCTACCCGGTGCACGACGAGCTCGTGCGCTGGGTGGTCGTGCGTGTCCGCGGGGGGCGCCCCCCGCGGCTCAGCCTGCACACGCGCACGGTGCTCGTCACCTCGGCCGTGCTGATCGTCTCGGGCCTCGTGGGGTTTCTGGTGCTCGAAGGGGGCCGCTCCATGCGGGAGCTCTCGTGGCCGACGCGGGTGCTCGCCGCGCTCCACCAGTCCATCACCACGCGGTCCGCGGGCTTCAGCACGGTCGACTTCGGCGCGATGAGCAGCGCCACGTGGATGATGACGTGTGTCCTCATGTTCATCGGCGCCGCGCCCGGCTCGACGGGCGGCGGCGTGAAGGTCACGACGGTCGCGGTCCTCTTCGCGACGTTACGCGCCGAGCTCCGCGGCTTCGAGGCCCCTCGACTGCTGGGGCGCACCGTCCCGGCCGCCCTGGTGCGGCGGGCCATGGGCGTCGCGTTCCTCAGCGTCCTGCTCGTCGCGGGGTTTCTCTTCCTGCTCCTCCTGGTCGAGCCCCATGATCCGTTCGCGATCGTCTTCGAGACGGTGAGCGCCTTCGCGACCGTCGGGCTCAGCACGGGGATCACGTCTTCGTTGAGCACGCCGGGGCGGCTCCTGGTCGCGGTCATCATGTTCATCGGCCGCATCGGGCCGCTGACCCTGGCGCTGGCGCTGGCGAACCAGTCGGGCGCCCGGGGCTTCCGGCTGCCGGAGGAGCGGGTGGGGATCGGCTGA
- a CDS encoding D-2-hydroxyacid dehydrogenase family protein, with the protein MKIAILDDYQRVAKDLADWSRLPPGSELVVFDRHLADPEELITTLRPFHVLVLMRERTPMPAARIQNLPNLRLLVTTGGRNAAIDLEACRARNIPVSGTGNVGTPTAELTWGLILSLVKRIPREDRALRAGAWQTGLTEGLAGKRLGLVGLGKLGSQVARVGQAFGMDVVAWSQNLDEARAAAAGARRVEKRELFATSDVVSLHLVLSERSRGTVGAEELAAMKRTAFFVNTARAGLVDMDALLAALRAERIAGAGLDVFPEEPMPADHPLLALPNVVLTPHLGYVTRENYVVFYRDALDDILAWHAGAPIRLLT; encoded by the coding sequence GTGAAAATCGCCATCCTCGACGACTACCAGCGCGTCGCGAAGGACCTCGCCGACTGGAGCCGCCTCCCGCCCGGGAGCGAGCTCGTCGTCTTCGACCGGCACCTCGCCGATCCCGAGGAGCTCATCACCACCCTGCGCCCCTTCCACGTGCTCGTCCTCATGCGCGAGCGCACCCCGATGCCGGCGGCGCGCATCCAGAACCTCCCCAACCTGCGGCTGCTCGTCACCACGGGCGGCCGCAACGCCGCCATCGACCTCGAAGCCTGCCGCGCGCGTAACATCCCGGTCTCGGGGACCGGGAACGTCGGTACGCCGACGGCGGAGCTCACCTGGGGGCTGATCCTTTCCCTCGTGAAGCGTATCCCAAGGGAGGATCGAGCGCTCCGGGCCGGGGCCTGGCAGACGGGGCTGACGGAGGGGCTCGCCGGAAAGCGGCTCGGGCTCGTGGGGCTCGGCAAGCTAGGTTCCCAGGTCGCGCGCGTGGGCCAGGCCTTCGGGATGGACGTGGTCGCCTGGAGCCAGAACCTCGACGAGGCGCGGGCCGCAGCGGCGGGCGCGAGGCGCGTGGAGAAACGCGAGCTCTTCGCGACCTCGGACGTCGTCAGCCTGCACCTCGTGCTGAGCGAACGGTCGCGCGGGACCGTCGGCGCGGAGGAGCTCGCGGCCATGAAGAGGACGGCGTTTTTCGTCAACACGGCCCGCGCGGGCCTGGTGGACATGGACGCGTTGCTCGCCGCCCTGCGCGCCGAGCGTATCGCCGGCGCCGGGCTCGATGTCTTCCCCGAGGAGCCAATGCCCGCGGACCACCCCCTGCTCGCCTTGCCGAACGTCGTCCTGACGCCACACCTCGGCTACGTGACGCGGGAAAACTACGTGGTGTTTTATCGCGACGCCCTGGACGACATCCTCGCGTGGCACGCGGGAGCGCCGATCCGGCTGCTCACCTGA
- a CDS encoding AAA family ATPase translates to MRLQSLTVQDFRGFEQATVPFEPDVTVFVGVNGAGKTALLDATALLLSYLVAGIRTGRAAGKRLRAEDIQSGASSASIRLSATFEGIGEVAWEVAATRPGHPKDRESSLAGLSAPIEATQASIARGAPDLPLVVYFPTNRNALDIPDRIRKHSEFEPINSFDGALDAGERNFRAFFEWFREEEDHELQLYVAYLTEDGAYPLKPSLEAVRRAITTLVPGASHLRIERQPQRMLLTKNGVALDVAQLSDGEKCLLAMAGDLARRMAIAAPTDPDPLQRPVVVLIDEIELHLHPGLQRTLLPRLRQVFPRAQFIVSTHSPQVLSSVRASQVRLLEDFEVRRLDRETFRRDTNRILDSVFDDPGRPPEVAEKLNELRDAIDDERYPAARALIAELRALLPGGDDPDVVFYEGLLPPEDGAGEEASG, encoded by the coding sequence ATGAGGCTCCAGTCACTCACGGTCCAGGACTTCCGGGGCTTCGAGCAAGCCACGGTCCCGTTCGAGCCGGACGTGACGGTGTTCGTGGGGGTGAACGGCGCCGGCAAGACGGCGCTCCTCGACGCGACGGCGCTCCTCCTGTCCTACCTCGTCGCGGGGATCCGCACGGGTCGCGCCGCGGGCAAGAGGCTGCGCGCGGAGGACATCCAGAGCGGCGCAAGCTCGGCGTCGATCCGGCTCTCGGCGACGTTCGAGGGGATCGGAGAGGTGGCCTGGGAGGTCGCGGCCACGCGGCCGGGCCATCCGAAGGACCGAGAGAGCTCGCTCGCGGGGCTCTCCGCGCCCATTGAAGCCACGCAGGCGTCCATCGCGCGAGGGGCCCCCGACTTGCCGCTGGTGGTTTATTTCCCGACCAACCGGAACGCGCTCGACATCCCGGATCGAATTCGCAAGCACAGCGAGTTCGAACCCATCAACTCCTTTGATGGAGCGCTCGACGCCGGAGAGCGGAATTTCCGCGCGTTCTTCGAGTGGTTTCGCGAGGAAGAAGACCACGAGCTCCAGCTTTACGTCGCGTATCTCACCGAGGACGGGGCATATCCGCTGAAACCCTCACTCGAAGCTGTCCGGCGCGCGATCACCACGCTGGTCCCGGGCGCGAGTCATCTTCGTATCGAACGCCAGCCCCAGCGAATGCTCCTCACCAAGAACGGCGTGGCGCTCGACGTGGCGCAGCTCTCGGACGGGGAGAAATGCCTGCTCGCGATGGCGGGGGACCTCGCGCGACGGATGGCCATTGCCGCGCCCACGGACCCGGATCCGTTGCAGCGCCCGGTGGTCGTCCTCATCGACGAGATCGAGCTCCACCTGCACCCGGGCCTCCAGCGCACCCTCCTGCCGCGGCTCCGCCAGGTCTTCCCGCGGGCGCAGTTCATCGTGAGCACCCATTCCCCGCAGGTCCTCTCATCCGTGCGGGCGTCGCAGGTGCGGCTGCTCGAAGACTTCGAGGTCCGGAGGCTCGACCGAGAGACGTTCCGGCGTGACACGAACCGCATCCTCGATTCGGTCTTCGACGATCCGGGGCGTCCGCCGGAGGTCGCGGAGAAGCTCAACGAATTGCGGGACGCGATCGACGACGAGCGATACCCCGCCGCGCGCGCGCTCATCGCGGAGCTCCGCGCGCTCTTGCCGGGCGGCGACGATCCGGACGTGGTCTTTTACGAGGGGCTGCTCCCTCCGGAGGACGGCGCCGGCGAAGAGGCCTCCGGATGA